Below is a window of Candidatus Zixiibacteriota bacterium DNA.
ATCTACCGACCGGGGGAAGCGACCCACCAGCTTTGGCACCATGCCGAAACATGAGGAGCCGAAGATGTGCCCGTTCTGTCCGGGAAACGAAACCAGCACTCCGCCGGAGGTTCTCGCGTATCGGGAAAGCGGTTCGCAGCCGAATAAGCCGGGATGGTTTTTGCGCGTTATCTCCAACAAGTATCCGGCGCTCCGTATCGAGGGGGCGCTCAATCGCGAGCCGCTTGGTATTTATGACCGCATGAACGGCATCGGCGCTCATGAGGTAATTATCGAGAC
It encodes the following:
- a CDS encoding galactose-1-phosphate uridylyltransferase, with product MPELRKDPIIGRWVIISTDRGKRPTSFGTMPKHEEPKMCPFCPGNETSTPPEVLAYRESGSQPNKPGWFLRVISNKYPALRIEGALNREPLGIYDRMNGIGAHEVIIET